One part of the Francisella adeliensis genome encodes these proteins:
- a CDS encoding MFS transporter, whose amino-acid sequence MKEAQKYFVFIICLLFVILAFFLQVSPATNASYMERVLKLTHENSINISAIYFLPFVLLQIPNGIFFDKYGIKYLLPIGISIVILGSFVYWLSMGSITVALGRFITGIGASMAYISALYVALRSFKKQFFPLCVGLAEASCTLGAIISGNVYHYVLKNFGWDTANIIVIVFAFILLLISIVLLKNYKPSNTYSNKSQSWSQIIGQIKELFKSKILLFIFLYAFTSWLIIMSFAGYWAKSYFMQMHGYSAEKAMTLGEIYWASFLVSGVISGFYLKTLKRIKQHLYLVATLGVICYSLMITPILFSYSTLIVFAIFAGISASGVITSFALTSYIVSDDLASTAAAINNTFVILGGVIGQISFGYVVTNTNFKNLPISENINVPFYIGLCFLYFFSIMALLFIAAALRSIKDK is encoded by the coding sequence ATGAAAGAAGCTCAAAAGTATTTTGTATTTATTATCTGTTTATTATTTGTTATTTTAGCATTTTTTTTGCAAGTATCTCCTGCAACAAATGCATCTTATATGGAAAGAGTTTTAAAATTAACTCATGAAAATAGCATAAATATATCTGCGATATATTTTTTACCATTTGTCTTATTACAAATACCTAATGGTATATTTTTTGATAAGTATGGCATCAAATATTTATTACCTATAGGTATATCTATAGTTATTTTAGGTAGTTTTGTATATTGGTTATCTATGGGAAGCATTACAGTTGCATTAGGACGTTTTATTACAGGGATAGGAGCTTCAATGGCTTATATCTCAGCTTTGTATGTAGCATTAAGGAGCTTCAAAAAACAATTTTTTCCTCTATGTGTAGGTCTTGCAGAAGCATCGTGTACATTGGGAGCTATTATTTCTGGAAATGTTTACCATTATGTTTTAAAAAATTTCGGCTGGGATACTGCAAATATAATTGTTATTGTATTTGCTTTTATTTTACTTCTAATCTCTATAGTTTTACTAAAAAACTACAAACCATCAAATACTTATTCGAATAAAAGTCAAAGCTGGTCTCAAATAATAGGGCAAATAAAAGAATTATTTAAGTCAAAAATACTATTATTTATATTTTTATATGCTTTTACAAGCTGGTTGATTATTATGAGTTTTGCAGGGTATTGGGCAAAAAGTTATTTTATGCAGATGCATGGGTATTCAGCGGAAAAGGCTATGACTTTAGGAGAAATATACTGGGCTAGTTTTTTAGTTTCAGGAGTTATCTCAGGTTTTTATTTAAAGACATTAAAAAGAATAAAACAGCATTTGTATCTGGTAGCTACACTTGGGGTTATATGTTATAGCCTTATGATTACACCAATCTTATTTAGCTACTCAACTCTTATAGTATTTGCAATATTTGCAGGAATATCAGCATCTGGAGTTATTACTTCTTTTGCTTTGACATCGTATATAGTAAGTGACGATTTAGCTAGTACAGCGGCAGCTATTAATAATACTTTTGTTATCTTAGGAGGGGTTATTGGTCAGATAAGTTTTGGATATGTTGTAACAAATACAAATTTTAAAAATCTACCTATATCTGAAAATATAAATGTACCATTTTATATTGGACTTTGTTTTCTATATTTCTTCTCAATAATGGCTCTTTTATTTATAGCAGCAGCCTTAAGATCTATTAAAGATAAGTAG
- the pheS gene encoding phenylalanine--tRNA ligase subunit alpha: protein MQLVNDMKDKALAELSLVTDKKSVEDLKVKYLGRKGELTGMMKLIATLPNEEKPKLGQAVNIAKQALQDALNIKLELFETQEINAKLAAEKIDVTLDGVGQNQGSFHPVTKTLNRIEAFFKQNGFSVEVGPEIESDYYNFETLNIPSHHPARAMHDTFYIDDNHVLRTHTSGVQIRTMENQEPPIRIIAPGRVYRCDSDITHTPMFHQVEGLLVEKDVSFADLKGLLHAFLNSFFERDLKVRFRPSYFPFTEPSAEADMECVMCNGKGCRVCKQTGWLEVLGCGMVHPKVLTAGKVDPEVYQGFAFGMGVERLSMLRYGIDDLRMFFENDLRFLRQF from the coding sequence ATGCAACTAGTCAATGATATGAAAGATAAGGCTCTAGCTGAGCTAAGTCTTGTTACAGATAAAAAATCAGTAGAAGATTTAAAAGTAAAATACCTTGGTAGAAAAGGTGAGCTTACAGGTATGATGAAGCTAATAGCTACTTTACCAAATGAAGAAAAACCAAAGCTTGGTCAAGCTGTAAATATAGCAAAACAAGCTCTTCAAGATGCTCTAAATATCAAACTAGAGTTATTTGAAACTCAAGAAATTAATGCAAAGCTAGCAGCTGAAAAAATAGATGTAACGCTAGATGGTGTTGGTCAAAATCAGGGTTCATTTCATCCAGTTACAAAAACCCTAAATAGGATAGAAGCATTTTTTAAACAAAATGGCTTTAGCGTAGAAGTAGGCCCTGAAATAGAGAGTGATTATTATAATTTTGAGACATTGAATATACCGTCTCATCATCCAGCTCGTGCAATGCATGATACTTTTTATATAGATGATAATCATGTGCTTAGAACTCATACTTCAGGTGTACAAATTCGTACAATGGAAAATCAAGAGCCACCAATTAGAATCATCGCACCAGGTAGAGTGTACAGATGTGATTCTGATATTACTCATACGCCGATGTTTCATCAAGTAGAAGGTTTACTTGTTGAAAAAGATGTATCGTTTGCGGACCTTAAAGGTTTGTTACACGCATTTTTAAATTCATTCTTCGAGAGAGATTTGAAAGTTCGCTTTAGACCATCTTATTTCCCATTTACAGAGCCATCAGCAGAAGCAGATATGGAGTGTGTGATGTGCAATGGTAAGGGCTGTAGAGTCTGTAAACAAACAGGTTGGCTTGAAGTATTAGGTTGCGGAATGGTGCATCCTAAAGTGCTAACAGCTGGTAAGGTTGACCCTGAAGTTTATCAAGGTTTTGCATTTGGTATGGGTGTTGAGAGATTATCAATGCTTAGATACGGTATAGATGATTTGAGAATGTTCTTTGAGAATGATTTGAGATTTTTGAGACAGTTTTAA
- a CDS encoding Fur family transcriptional regulator, with protein MGNYLKNAKHYCENNKLRFTPPRQQVLDVIYKSTKPISAYDILRIISCDRDINPPTIYRAIDFWLKYNFIHRIESINSYIACKENHKHTGVEVFVCQNCGFVDESHTCNSKILEELKKLTKHQIKSWNIEMKGLCQNCINIEN; from the coding sequence ATGGGTAATTATCTGAAAAACGCAAAGCATTATTGTGAAAACAATAAACTCCGCTTTACACCTCCACGCCAGCAAGTTTTGGACGTAATTTATAAATCAACTAAGCCAATTAGTGCTTACGATATTCTTAGAATCATTTCTTGCGATAGAGATATAAATCCCCCTACTATTTACCGAGCTATTGATTTTTGGCTTAAATATAATTTTATCCATCGAATTGAAAGTATAAATTCATATATAGCTTGCAAAGAAAATCACAAACATACTGGTGTCGAAGTTTTTGTTTGCCAAAACTGTGGTTTTGTTGATGAGTCTCATACTTGTAATTCAAAAATCCTTGAAGAACTAAAAAAACTTACTAAACATCAAATTAAAAGTTGGAATATAGAAATGAAAGGACTATGCCAAAACTGTATAAATATAGAGAACTAA
- the pheT gene encoding phenylalanine--tRNA ligase subunit beta, producing MKFSHNWLNEYLSDTQSSQELADTLTLAGLEVDAIEPVVAEKVTGVVVGQIKTITKHPDADKLNICSVDIGEAENSTIVCGAKNIYEGMKAPVATIGAVLPGNFKIKKSKLRGQESFGMMCSEEELGLAEKADGLMDLPTDAPVGEDVNTYLNLDDNMIEVDLTPNRADCLSVFGIAREVSALTKADLKEVVIKDISTTINDTKEVTITATDACKSYYGCIIKNVNNKAQTPLWIVEKLRRSGVSSISFFVDVTNYIMLLTGQPMHAFDLDKLDGGINIRYANDKEKLTLLDDTKVELESDTLVIADEKKALAIAGVMGGLDSSITDSTTNIFLESAFFVPEKIAGKARKYNLHTDSSHRFERGVDPKLASQAMQLAINLIVEIAGGEVAPIHAQVDNNFVEKQVTISLCINKLNRVLGTEFDISYVSEVLSNLHMQVTQKDECCLEVVAPSYRFDMEIPEDLIEEVARVYGYSKLPETMPSYKAKKINISETKQAITTLESRLVDRGYQEAINYSFIDPKFDEFFFAEKGIAIKNPISQDLSVMRQSLIPGLLNAFKANVTRQQTRVRLFEKGACFKLENGTRKQFDRIAGLAFGELNSVNWSATKKVDFYDVKADIESLCSDIVNLNFEVCDDVNWLHPGQSAYIVANGKKIGVIGVIHPTTLKTFQIKSKAPIIFELDLEVLNSKEIPSFNKISKYPSVSRDVSFLVEKGVLAGDIVKAINNLDISILQNVNIFDVYQDDANPRKSLAISMLFQDNAQTLGDEVINENVDDILNTLKDKFAIEQRV from the coding sequence ATGAAATTTAGTCATAACTGGTTAAATGAGTACCTAAGTGATACTCAATCTAGCCAAGAATTAGCAGATACACTTACGCTAGCAGGCTTAGAAGTAGACGCAATCGAGCCTGTAGTAGCTGAGAAAGTTACAGGTGTAGTCGTAGGGCAGATAAAAACTATCACAAAACACCCAGATGCAGATAAACTAAACATCTGTAGTGTAGATATTGGTGAAGCTGAAAACTCTACTATAGTTTGTGGTGCTAAAAATATATACGAAGGTATGAAAGCACCTGTAGCGACTATTGGTGCGGTATTACCGGGTAATTTTAAAATCAAGAAATCAAAACTGCGTGGGCAAGAATCATTTGGGATGATGTGTTCTGAAGAAGAGCTTGGTTTAGCAGAAAAAGCTGATGGGCTTATGGATTTACCAACAGATGCTCCTGTAGGAGAAGATGTAAATACTTACCTAAATCTTGATGATAATATGATAGAAGTTGACCTTACACCAAATAGAGCAGATTGCTTGAGTGTGTTTGGTATTGCTCGTGAAGTATCAGCTCTTACAAAAGCAGATTTAAAAGAAGTTGTTATAAAAGATATTTCAACAACTATCAACGATACTAAAGAAGTTACAATTACAGCTACAGATGCTTGTAAATCTTATTATGGTTGTATTATTAAAAATGTAAATAATAAAGCTCAAACACCTCTATGGATTGTTGAAAAATTACGTAGAAGTGGGGTTAGTTCTATATCATTTTTCGTAGATGTAACTAACTATATAATGCTTTTGACAGGTCAACCAATGCACGCATTTGACTTGGATAAATTAGATGGTGGTATAAATATTCGCTATGCTAATGATAAAGAAAAACTAACTCTTTTAGATGATACAAAAGTTGAGCTTGAGTCAGATACTCTAGTAATTGCTGATGAGAAAAAAGCATTAGCAATCGCAGGTGTGATGGGTGGTTTAGATTCATCAATTACTGATTCAACTACTAACATATTCTTAGAAAGTGCATTTTTTGTACCTGAAAAAATAGCAGGTAAAGCGCGCAAATATAATCTACACACAGATTCATCACATAGATTTGAACGCGGTGTAGATCCTAAACTTGCAAGTCAAGCGATGCAGTTAGCTATTAATCTAATAGTTGAAATTGCAGGTGGCGAAGTTGCTCCAATTCATGCTCAAGTTGATAATAATTTTGTAGAAAAGCAAGTTACTATTAGTCTTTGCATCAATAAACTAAATAGAGTTTTAGGTACAGAGTTTGATATTTCTTATGTATCAGAAGTGCTTAGCAATCTTCATATGCAAGTTACTCAAAAAGATGAGTGTTGTTTAGAAGTTGTAGCTCCATCTTATCGTTTTGATATGGAAATCCCAGAAGATTTAATCGAGGAAGTTGCTAGAGTATACGGCTACTCAAAACTACCTGAAACTATGCCAAGCTACAAAGCTAAGAAAATCAATATTTCTGAGACTAAGCAAGCTATAACTACACTTGAGAGTAGACTTGTAGATAGAGGTTATCAAGAGGCGATAAATTATAGTTTTATTGACCCTAAATTTGATGAGTTTTTCTTTGCAGAAAAGGGTATAGCTATTAAAAATCCAATCTCTCAAGATTTATCAGTGATGAGACAGTCACTTATACCAGGGCTTTTGAATGCTTTTAAAGCAAATGTAACTCGCCAACAAACGAGGGTTAGATTGTTTGAGAAGGGTGCTTGTTTTAAACTTGAGAATGGTACTAGAAAACAGTTTGATAGAATTGCAGGTCTAGCATTTGGTGAGCTAAATAGCGTAAACTGGTCAGCAACTAAAAAAGTTGATTTCTACGATGTTAAAGCAGACATAGAAAGCTTATGTTCTGATATAGTAAATTTAAACTTTGAAGTTTGTGATGATGTAAACTGGCTTCACCCAGGTCAATCGGCTTATATAGTAGCTAATGGTAAAAAGATTGGTGTGATTGGTGTGATTCACCCAACTACGCTAAAAACATTCCAAATAAAATCAAAAGCTCCGATAATTTTTGAACTTGATTTGGAAGTGCTAAACTCTAAAGAAATACCAAGCTTTAACAAAATCTCTAAATACCCATCAGTATCAAGAGATGTATCTTTCTTGGTAGAAAAGGGTGTATTAGCTGGAGATATTGTCAAAGCTATCAACAATCTTGATATTAGTATTTTGCAAAATGTAAATATATTTGATGTATATCAAGATGATGCAAATCCGCGTAAGAGCTTAGCTATTAGTATGCTTTTCCAAGATAACGCTCAAACTTTAGGTGATGAAGTTATCAATGAGAATGTTGATGACATTTTAAATACTTTAAAAGATAAATTTGCGATTGAGCAGAGAGTTTAG
- a CDS encoding peptide MFS transporter, with the protein MNVRKQNPFFMLCFFEYFERFGYYGFSYTSILFFMSNNGFNFDETQAVLLFGSFAALSYVFNAVGGVIADRVLGIKRTMFVGGVMLLIGYALLAISAMIVFKPLIYVAVATVVLGAALFKPAPTNLISRIYTDHSKIDSLYTIFYMSINLGSLTASLFIPYLASNFGYTFTYSLCSVGFILAIANTLLSYGSIKNVDNSVGHLSLNISMYLKLVFGILSTVFLLSVILAHGNLADLVLWGGALLIFTIFGMQIFVEKDPLAKRKILVAIVLLFYAVVFFCIYQQKFTSFLLFNIHHVDLHFLGFSVNAQSVPGVLNTAGVVLLSPILATIYIKLKDRDLCLPHKFALGILLCGSAYGVLFLACFLNVPTSKISIWWEVLAITVCFSSAELLISALGLALMAKLLPKRIMGFAMGTWFITSAIGIKLGTMIATYTSSGVKYDTSKGFDTETTIASYYGYQHLFGSIFVVAFVIAIFAFLIGKKLNKMIQE; encoded by the coding sequence ATGAATGTTAGAAAACAAAATCCTTTCTTTATGTTGTGCTTTTTTGAGTACTTTGAGAGATTTGGTTATTATGGGTTTAGCTATACTTCTATATTATTCTTTATGAGTAATAATGGCTTTAATTTTGATGAAACACAAGCGGTACTATTATTTGGTAGTTTCGCTGCTTTAAGTTATGTATTTAATGCTGTTGGTGGTGTAATTGCTGATAGAGTACTAGGTATAAAACGCACGATGTTTGTTGGTGGTGTTATGCTACTTATTGGGTATGCATTGCTTGCTATTTCAGCGATGATTGTTTTTAAACCACTTATATATGTAGCTGTTGCCACTGTAGTGCTAGGGGCAGCATTGTTTAAGCCAGCACCGACAAATCTTATTTCTAGAATATATACAGATCACTCGAAGATTGACTCTCTATATACTATATTTTATATGTCTATAAACCTTGGTTCGCTTACAGCATCACTGTTTATACCATATTTAGCTAGTAACTTTGGTTATACTTTTACATACTCTTTATGTTCAGTAGGTTTTATTCTTGCAATTGCAAATACCTTGTTAAGTTATGGTAGTATCAAAAATGTTGATAATTCTGTAGGACATTTAAGCTTAAATATTAGTATGTATCTAAAATTAGTTTTTGGAATACTATCTACAGTATTTTTACTAAGTGTGATTTTAGCTCATGGTAATTTAGCTGATTTAGTACTATGGGGTGGGGCATTATTGATATTTACTATATTTGGTATGCAAATCTTTGTAGAAAAAGATCCTTTAGCTAAAAGAAAGATACTTGTGGCAATAGTACTATTATTCTACGCAGTAGTTTTCTTTTGTATCTATCAGCAAAAGTTTACATCGTTTTTGCTGTTTAACATTCATCATGTGGATTTACATTTCTTAGGTTTTAGCGTAAATGCTCAATCTGTACCAGGAGTTTTAAATACTGCGGGAGTAGTTTTACTATCACCAATACTAGCAACTATTTATATTAAACTAAAAGATAGAGATTTGTGTTTACCACACAAGTTTGCTTTAGGAATATTACTTTGCGGTAGTGCGTATGGAGTTCTTTTCTTAGCCTGTTTCTTAAATGTTCCGACTTCTAAAATTAGTATTTGGTGGGAAGTTTTAGCTATTACAGTTTGCTTTTCTTCTGCAGAACTTCTAATAAGTGCTTTAGGATTAGCTTTGATGGCAAAACTTCTACCTAAGCGAATTATGGGTTTTGCAATGGGTACTTGGTTTATAACTAGTGCGATAGGTATAAAGCTTGGCACAATGATAGCTACTTATACAAGTAGTGGTGTAAAATACGATACTAGCAAAGGTTTTGACACAGAAACTACAATCGCTAGTTACTATGGTTATCAGCATTTGTTTGGCTCTATATTTGTAGTTGCATTTGTTATAGCTATTTTTGCTTTTTTGATCGGTAAAAAGCTAAATAAGATGATTCAAGAATAA
- a CDS encoding nicotianamine synthase family protein, whose translation MDKIIGINDLYEEISQLKDFSPSEKVNNAFSDLVQLAMKFDRKLELSEDKKEHLQYLSAEAEYQLEKYWADKIINSIDPLKELETFPYFKNYQDLTTLEYNSLYSCSEHKSHKVIFIGGGFLPLTSIVLASKYNISSTIIDIDKEVTEKSRILVKALKLDHLIDIQNSAGQTFNYQNYNTIFVAALAGLDSKTKTEIFNQIKSTSPKKSHIVARSSWNNRELLYRPIDESIYKIFTPIIKVDPFHDVVNSIVILENSL comes from the coding sequence ATGGATAAAATAATAGGAATAAATGATTTATATGAAGAAATTTCACAATTAAAAGATTTTTCTCCTAGTGAAAAAGTTAACAATGCTTTTAGTGATTTGGTTCAGCTAGCCATGAAGTTTGATAGAAAGCTTGAGTTATCTGAAGATAAGAAAGAACATCTGCAATATTTATCAGCAGAAGCTGAATATCAGCTTGAAAAATATTGGGCTGATAAGATAATAAATTCTATTGACCCTCTTAAAGAGCTAGAAACATTTCCTTATTTTAAGAATTATCAAGATTTAACCACTCTTGAATATAATAGTTTATATAGTTGCTCAGAACATAAAAGTCATAAAGTTATATTTATAGGAGGAGGTTTTTTGCCTTTAACATCAATTGTATTAGCAAGTAAATATAATATTTCATCGACAATAATAGATATAGATAAAGAAGTAACTGAAAAATCAAGAATATTGGTCAAAGCATTAAAACTAGATCATTTAATAGATATTCAAAATTCAGCAGGACAAACTTTTAACTATCAAAATTATAATACAATTTTTGTTGCAGCTCTTGCCGGATTAGATTCAAAAACTAAGACTGAAATATTTAACCAAATAAAATCAACCTCCCCAAAAAAATCTCATATAGTTGCTCGATCAAGTTGGAATAATAGGGAGTTACTATATAGACCAATAGATGAGTCGATTTATAAAATTTTCACACCAATAATAAAGGTGGATCCCTTTCATGATGTAGTTAATTCTATTGTAATATTAGAAAATAGTTTATAA
- a CDS encoding DUF1826 domain-containing protein produces MNLEFEGKSESSDKIVLSDIYKKGKNIAIWKRSFSKELLTSIDNFISNNKKDSTLPIIVKPNDVYDTLINELPDFALKSYLIEDISTIVDMFCYLFDLEQAGLRLATINKAMCPRFHVDRVPCRLISCYSGSTTEWLKSIDVNRSILGISDTPFKDKSTEIQKLDTGDVALLKGETWEDNEGNGLVHRSPNILDSKTRLLLTLDFA; encoded by the coding sequence ATGAATCTAGAATTTGAAGGTAAATCTGAGTCAAGTGATAAGATTGTTTTATCAGATATCTATAAAAAAGGTAAAAATATAGCCATATGGAAAAGATCTTTTAGTAAAGAATTGCTGACTTCCATTGATAATTTTATTAGTAATAATAAAAAAGATTCTACTCTTCCTATTATTGTAAAGCCTAATGATGTTTATGATACATTGATAAATGAACTACCTGATTTTGCTTTGAAATCTTATTTAATTGAAGATATTTCAACTATTGTTGATATGTTTTGCTATCTATTTGATTTAGAGCAAGCGGGTCTAAGATTAGCGACTATTAACAAAGCTATGTGTCCTCGCTTTCATGTCGATCGTGTGCCTTGTCGGTTAATTAGCTGTTATTCAGGTAGCACAACGGAGTGGCTTAAGAGTATTGATGTAAATAGGAGTATATTAGGTATTAGCGATACTCCTTTTAAGGATAAGAGTACTGAAATTCAAAAGCTAGATACAGGAGATGTTGCTTTATTGAAAGGTGAAACATGGGAAGATAATGAAGGTAATGGACTTGTCCATCGATCACCAAATATTTTAGATAGTAAAACTAGATTACTACTAACATTAGATTTTGCATAA
- a CDS encoding MFS transporter produces MFNSQTNRNSSDRTIIFLLCFFGLMSQLAIDSFTPSLPYITKYFNTSESITKLTIGLYFFGMACSMLIFGHLSDKYGRKKSLIIGYSIFFIASIFCSISQSPTQLLFFRFLQGIGMSCSFVSYRAIMKDAFDKNNQSLANANLIVSSIVLFVPPLSPLIGGVIQQFIGWRSNFALHAILAIVTIYLIFSYLHLKPIASTKDKWLDSYKKVLSNKSFILNSICSGLASSLMFSFVEVTPYLFQVKMGFSTISYSLTSATMIVVPVIFILLLKNRISRMNMDKVMIYCALISAFFSFLLVISYFTVGINPLIIIIICTLIISGNAFQYTATYVAAYKEVDNHVGASSALFCFIKIFIAAVFSLAVSYIYVKNQATLGLIIGLPPLAIIVLKMIDKKIL; encoded by the coding sequence ATGTTTAACAGCCAAACGAATAGAAACTCCTCTGACAGAACTATTATTTTTTTACTCTGCTTTTTTGGATTAATGTCTCAATTAGCAATAGATAGTTTTACGCCGTCACTGCCCTATATTACAAAATACTTTAATACGAGTGAGAGTATTACTAAACTTACTATTGGACTATACTTTTTTGGTATGGCTTGTTCAATGCTAATCTTTGGACATTTATCTGACAAATATGGTAGAAAAAAATCCTTAATAATAGGTTACTCCATATTCTTTATCGCAAGTATATTTTGCAGCATATCACAATCACCTACCCAGCTTTTATTTTTCCGTTTTTTACAAGGTATTGGTATGTCATGTTCTTTTGTATCATATAGAGCTATAATGAAAGATGCCTTTGATAAGAATAATCAATCTCTGGCAAATGCAAACCTTATTGTAAGTAGTATAGTATTATTTGTCCCTCCTTTATCACCATTAATAGGTGGTGTAATACAACAGTTTATAGGCTGGAGAAGTAATTTTGCACTTCACGCTATATTAGCTATCGTAACAATCTATCTAATATTTAGTTACCTTCACTTAAAGCCTATAGCAAGCACTAAAGATAAATGGTTAGACTCATATAAAAAAGTTTTGAGCAATAAATCTTTTATTTTAAACTCCATATGTAGTGGTTTAGCATCCTCATTAATGTTCTCTTTTGTTGAAGTTACTCCTTATTTATTTCAGGTTAAAATGGGTTTCTCAACTATAAGCTATTCTTTAACATCAGCAACAATGATAGTTGTTCCAGTAATATTTATACTTTTATTAAAAAATAGAATAAGCAGAATGAATATGGATAAGGTTATGATATATTGTGCTTTAATATCTGCATTTTTTAGTTTTTTACTAGTAATCTCTTATTTTACTGTCGGAATAAACCCATTAATAATAATTATTATTTGTACATTAATTATTAGTGGTAATGCATTTCAATATACAGCTACTTATGTCGCTGCATATAAAGAAGTCGATAATCATGTAGGGGCATCATCTGCATTATTTTGTTTTATTAAAATATTTATAGCTGCAGTTTTTTCATTAGCTGTTTCATATATCTATGTTAAAAATCAAGCTACATTAGGGCTTATAATAGGACTACCTCCATTAGCTATAATAGTACTTAAAATGATAGATAAAAAAATTCTTTAA
- a CDS encoding fumarylacetoacetate hydrolase family protein, translating to MKFLRYKHQNTIYPCILSEDTLYNIKNLVDDICPNNILKLESIVKNNTDLNSLPILTSKIEKKNISSCIQKPGKIIAIGMNYLDYLERINFLGGPKIKPTNFIFFQKPSSSITGPYDPIYIPKNCNKLDYENELAVIIGKPAKNISKNEALEHILGYCIGNDVSERALQLQNPGQYNMGKSCDSFCPLGPYIATKDEINPENLSIKTKINDETVQDGSTKTMIFGITQLVAKLSEYFTLEPGDVILTGTPQGVQLENEILGLETHYLKEKNIVTLEIEGLGKQENMIFKS from the coding sequence ATGAAATTCTTACGATATAAGCATCAAAATACTATTTATCCTTGCATCCTTTCTGAAGATACTTTATATAACATTAAGAACTTAGTCGATGATATTTGCCCTAACAATATTCTAAAGCTTGAATCAATAGTAAAGAACAATACTGATTTAAACTCTTTACCAATATTAACTAGTAAAATCGAAAAGAAAAATATTTCAAGTTGTATTCAAAAGCCTGGGAAAATTATAGCAATCGGTATGAATTATTTAGATTATCTAGAAAGAATAAACTTTCTTGGTGGGCCTAAAATTAAACCAACAAACTTTATATTTTTTCAAAAACCATCAAGTAGTATAACAGGTCCTTATGATCCTATATATATACCTAAAAACTGTAATAAACTTGATTATGAAAATGAGCTAGCTGTAATTATTGGTAAACCCGCAAAAAACATATCTAAAAATGAAGCTTTAGAGCATATTTTAGGATACTGTATTGGTAACGATGTATCTGAAAGAGCTTTACAACTTCAAAATCCAGGCCAATATAATATGGGTAAAAGTTGCGACTCTTTTTGCCCCCTTGGACCATATATAGCTACTAAAGATGAGATTAATCCTGAAAACCTTTCTATAAAAACAAAAATAAATGATGAAACTGTCCAAGATGGTTCAACCAAAACTATGATATTTGGAATAACTCAGTTAGTAGCTAAGTTAAGTGAATATTTTACTTTAGAGCCTGGCGATGTTATTTTGACTGGTACACCGCAAGGAGTTCAATTAGAAAATGAAATTTTAGGATTAGAAACTCATTACTTAAAAGAAAAAAATATTGTAACTTTAGAAATAGAAGGATTAGGAAAACAAGAAAATATGATTTTCAAATCTTAA